In Cryptococcus gattii WM276 chromosome B, complete sequence, the DNA window TAACGGACTCATTTCCACAGAGGATCCTCCAAGGATACCAAGTTGCCGTGCTGTATCTCGAGAGTAAACTCGTTTCCCTTCGTAGACCAAGACGATATCTTCGGGGGTCCTTTGAAGCTTGTCGCCCATGACTTCCAAAACTCGAAACATTGTTTCTTCCTACAACCCCGACCAGAGAGAGAGTCACAAAATCAGTTCACCGTTTGCCACACTGTGATATTCCTGGAATACAAATGGCTTACTCGACGAAGTTTCAAGGTTGTAGGTCGTTCATACATCCTAATAGCGACAGCGGGTGCGCTAGCCTTTTTAACAGGGTCCAACTCCATCTTGACGACTATATCGACGACTTCTTCCTTTTGCGGTGATACTATTGGAGATATAGCTTGAGATTcgacatcatcatcatcatctaACAAGTCTAAAGCAGACCCTCCGCCGTACATCCGCCTGTAGATACGTTAGCACAGTATCAACAGCAGTCAGTGTTGGGAAGACTTGCTGGACCAATTCTCGAAGTTCTTGATTCTTCTTTTCAGATATGACCGGGGGAGGCGTGAGCTctactcttcttctctccttcttttttccaGCTCCATCCTCTGCAGCAGCGGGCGTAAACCTGTTCCGGGTCAGTTCACTTGACTGACAAAACCCAGTGTTCAATATGCGATAGACTTGCGAAGAATTACTCCCTTCCCGATCTCGTGTTTCAGTACTTGCTCGTGCAACACTacttctctttctctctttcctctgCTCGCTAGTTTGCCTGGCCCATTCCGGTAACTTGGATTGGGGCTTTCTGGAATTTAAGcgctttttcttcttgcGTCCGCTGCTTTCGGGGTCTTCATCGGAGTCTGAGGGTGCAGGAGACGGCGAATGAATGGGTGGCGGCGCTGGGAAAGAAGTGTTCAGCGAGTGTCTTTTGTCTCTGCATGCGCATGTACGTACTGGAAGCCTTGAGATTTGGCTTTCGCTTTGAGATGAAGAAGTCTGTTGAGCTGTCCGAGTCCGAATCTGGCATTGTGCGTAAGGGAAATGGAGATGAAAACAAATACATTTTGTCGCGGCTGGGCAAGTTGTTTCTCTGCACTGCACGATGCCCCGTCTCCCCCTCCCGCTCCCCCGCCTCACCCTCTACACCGGCGGCAAGGAATGCTCTCTCTGTGAAGTAAGTCGCCAGCCAGTGACCACGGCTGACATCCAAAGGTCGCAAAGGAGCAGCTCGCACTCCTCGGAAAGACACATCCATTCCACCTCACATACTTCAACATCCGCGCACCACCGCAAGACGTAGACCCACGCGAGGCAAAAAAGTGGAGAAGACTCTACCAGTACGATATCCCTGTCCTCCACTTGGAGGACAAGAGAGTGCAGAAGCACAGGATCGACAACGAAGAGCTCGCAAAAGTGCTAGACGAATGGAGGGAACAAAAGCGAAAGGAGCTGGAGGAGACGGGCGAGACGGTCGGGGAAAGCAAGCAATAGAGCATCGAGTCAAGAAGAGGTTTGAAGCCTATCGATCCGTGTTACGCTTCCCATCCCTGCAGACAGCCCAAGATACTACTCTTACAACATGCAATCAGATACCTTCAAACCCACCGTGGCGTACAGCCCTTGGCCGAACGTTTTTCCACCTACCTTCTCCTGTTGGAGAGTATACCCAGCACGAACGCAACAAGGCAGAAGAGGAGTCTGTAAAAGGCTGGAGCTATACCGATATCCTGAAAAGAGCGTTCAAAGACTTTAGCGATGTGCCTGTAGGATCTGACGTAGAAGTTGTCCATCTTCAGCGGCAGTATCCTCGAAAGGTACAGGTAGCGGCGGCAACAGAGGAGCAATTAGAAGAAGGTGAGCTGGAACAAGATAACTGGACTGTCGATATCGATCCGATGAGGGGCTATGTGGAAGGCGATTCCAACTCTATTATCTTTCATAATGACGATGACAGCGAACCTCCCAATGAACCTGCTGGTCCTTCATCCTTCCATGGGCAAGTTATACATGTACTTCCCTTTTACTCGTAATCCATAGCTGATTAGTATAACATTATAGCGAATGTTGGAATTGCCTCCAACAAGGCCACTCTCTAGCTCAATGCCCATACCCGCGTGACCAACTTCAAATCAACCACTCTCGAGAACTGTTCTTTTACGCGAGGGACAATCTACCTCCTCCATGGACTGAACGCTACCTCCACGATTATCTGAACATGCGAGTAACATTGCAGGAGAAGGAACGGCGTTTAGAGCTGTTGGAGACATTTAGGCCTGGGGAAGTTGGGAAAGAGCTGGATCAGGCCGCTAGGATGATGGTTGACGATTCGGATTCAGATGAGATGTTGGTCGATGAGGTCCAAACAACGCCGCAAAAGTGGGACAAGGGGGAATACGAATGGATTCGGAATATTGCCAGATGGGGTTATCCTCCCGGATGGACCAGCGCTTTGAGTAAGCCGtttccccttcctccttcttaAACACCCATCACTCTCTCCAACTTACACCATTCATCGCGAGCTGATGGAAAGATATACAGACCCGATAGAAATCCTCAAAGATCGGATATCTTCACTTAAAACATATGATACGGCTTACAGACTTACGCCCGAACCTGGGGAAGAGCTTGTCATttttgatgatgatgatgaggatgcAGAACTGGGTATGCGTGGTGTCACGCTTGGTAGTGCCGATGAAGGGGAAGGAatcaaggaagaagaggatgatgggAGTGAGATGAGTATTGTATCTGattccccttctcctcctttaTCTCTGTCGCCAGCACCTTCCCATCGACCCTTGTCTCCATCGGATTCTCCGCCTCCACCATCCCCACCTCCAGACTTACCGCCTCCGCCCCCACCACCTCTATCTGATTTACCAccg includes these proteins:
- a CDS encoding Hypothetical Protein (Similar to TIGR gene model, INSD accession AAW40786.1); translation: MPDSDSDSSTDFFISKRKPNLKASNSDEDPESSGRKKKKRLNSRKPQSKLPEWARQTSEQRKERKRSSVARASTETRDREGSNSSFTPAAAEDGAGKKKERRRVELTPPPVISEKKNQELRELVQRMYGGGSALDLLDDDDDVESQAISPIVSPQKEEVVDIVVKMELDPVKKASAPAVAIRMYERPTTLKLRREETMFRVLEVMGDKLQRTPEDIVLVYEGKRVYSRDTARQLGILGGSSVEMKGYEKSYWDRLEAERLRRIENFDLDYSNRSPSPQPILQAQAHAQVSTAFKSKAQSQSQSQSHGASQLYAGLAPLIVEPPNPSHVNNSPPAVADDSIKLVVRGADGKEARMKVAKTVTAHTVLRFYCKKTDRPKDDANKMELVFDGETMGKDATVGDMDCEDGDMLEVRIH
- a CDS encoding Hypothetical protein (Similar to TIGR gene model, INSD accession AAW41271.1; CNA01410); this translates as MPRLPLPLPRLTLYTGGRKGAARTPRKDTSIPPHILQHPRTTARRRPTRGKKVEKTLPVRYPCPPLGGQESAEAQDRQRRARKSARRMEGTKAKGAGGDGRDGRGKQAIEHRVKKRFEAYRSVLRFPSLQTAQDTTLTTCNQIPSNPPWRTALGRTFFHLPSPVGEYTQHERNKAEEESVKGWSYTDILKRAFKDFSDVPVGSDVEVVHLQRQYPRKVQVAAATEEQLEEGELEQDNWTVDIDPMRGYVEGDSNSIIFHNDDDSEPPNEPAGPSSFHGECWNCLQQGHSLAQCPYPRDQLQINHSRELFFYARDNLPPPWTERYLHDYLNMRVTLQEKERRLELLETFRPGEVGKELDQAARMMVDDSDSDEMLVDEVQTTPQKWDKGEYEWIRNIARWGYPPGWTSALNPIEILKDRISSLKTYDTAYRLTPEPGEELVIFDDDDEDAELGMRGVTLGSADEGEGIKEEEDDGSEMSIVSDSPSPPLSLSPAPSHRPLSPSDSPPPPSPPPDLPPPPPPPLSDLPPPPPPNRWADYHTDMFASSRLVVYDETRPFVLGTYAL